In Deltaproteobacteria bacterium, one DNA window encodes the following:
- a CDS encoding multidrug efflux SMR transporter translates to MTTAWFALVLAGLLEVLWAFAMKRSDGFTRPVASALTLFAMIVSFALLSLAMRSLPLGTAYTVWTGIGAVGAFLVGVAVLGEPVTPLRVTGAALIVGGLVALKLA, encoded by the coding sequence ATGACGACGGCGTGGTTTGCGCTCGTGCTCGCGGGCTTGCTCGAGGTGCTGTGGGCCTTCGCGATGAAGCGATCCGACGGCTTCACGCGGCCGGTCGCCTCGGCGCTGACCCTGTTCGCGATGATCGTGAGCTTCGCGCTGCTCTCGCTCGCGATGCGCAGCCTGCCACTCGGCACGGCGTACACGGTGTGGACCGGGATCGGCGCGGTCGGCGCGTTCCTGGTCGGGGTCGCCGTCCTCGGCGAGCCGGTGACTCCCCTGCGCGTCACCGGCGCGGCGCTGATCGTCGGAGGGCTCGTCGCCCTGAAGCTCGCCTGA
- a CDS encoding Hsp70 family protein: MTADPKAARFVVGIDLGTTNSALAFVDTRAARRAIETLPVTQLVSEGRLADLPTLPSALYLAGDHDVPPGALALPWAEDRREVVGELARVQGARVPGRLVTSAKSWLAHGGVDRGAAILPWGAPDGVPRLSPVAASGRYLAHLRALWDHRHPDAPLAAQQLVLTVPASFDEVARELTVAAAREAGLPDLTLLEEPQAAFYAWLAAHERRWEAALGGERTILVVDVGGGTTDFSLIASRAGGDRLRLERVAVGEHLLLGGDNMDIALARRIEERIAAEAGKLDSVRWQTLVMQCRVAKERLLAGEADALTVQVPGRGRGVIAGTVAAEVTRAEVETLVRDGFFPLVDARARPRATGGAGLREWGLPFASESEIPRHLAAFLARHDTTIGARDAVLFNGGVFTPVVLRARLVEILAAWAGGAAPVELPSVGLDDAVARGAAYYGLAARGDGVRVGGGAARACYLGLGPATDDAARERLLCLVPRGVEEDAVVAVTEPEFEVLANQPVSFRLYTSTSRSGESPGAIVLAPRADLASLPPIRTVLRHGRKLAARTLPVHVEAKRTALGTLELWCAAKESAHRWRLEFQLREASLLARDESAAAPAGAELAIGVEQREAAIAAIAAVFPPRDASVKTAGVDPAGLPRALEAALGAGKDAWPLALLRALWDALWAGAPRRADTAAHEARWLNLCGFLLRPGFGHDMDPWRVKQLGGPLAAGLSYPRAVQNRAEWWNLWKRVAGGLERGPQLRLHGEVAPWLLPRLAKKAKVKVGGSARPGTQEIREMWQAIGACERIDARLKAELGDVVVDDVVRGKAAPQQLWALARLGTREPLYGPLNTVVSAADVARWVERILALPTWIEPGLLTFALVQIARVVDDRERDLDAPLRDRLAERLAALPGGGRSQVLLHEAVPLDRAETGRLFDESLPAGLRVRTD; encoded by the coding sequence ATGACCGCTGACCCGAAGGCCGCGCGTTTCGTCGTCGGTATCGACCTCGGGACGACCAACTCGGCGCTCGCGTTCGTCGACACCCGCGCGGCGCGGCGCGCGATCGAGACCCTGCCGGTCACGCAGCTCGTGAGCGAGGGGCGCCTCGCCGACCTGCCGACGCTGCCATCCGCTCTCTACCTCGCGGGCGACCACGACGTACCACCCGGCGCCCTCGCGCTTCCCTGGGCGGAGGACCGGCGCGAGGTCGTCGGCGAGCTGGCGCGCGTCCAGGGAGCGCGCGTGCCGGGCCGCCTCGTGACCTCGGCGAAGTCGTGGCTCGCGCACGGCGGCGTCGATCGCGGCGCCGCGATCCTGCCGTGGGGCGCCCCCGACGGCGTGCCGCGTCTCTCGCCGGTGGCGGCCTCGGGACGCTACCTCGCCCACCTCCGCGCCCTCTGGGACCATCGCCATCCGGACGCGCCGCTCGCAGCGCAGCAGCTCGTACTGACCGTGCCGGCGTCCTTCGACGAGGTGGCGCGGGAGCTCACCGTTGCCGCCGCGCGCGAGGCCGGCCTGCCCGACCTCACGCTCCTCGAGGAGCCGCAGGCGGCGTTCTACGCCTGGCTCGCCGCCCACGAGCGCCGCTGGGAGGCCGCGCTCGGCGGCGAGCGAACGATCCTCGTCGTCGACGTCGGCGGCGGCACGACCGATTTTTCCCTGATCGCGAGCCGCGCGGGCGGCGACCGCCTCCGGCTCGAGCGCGTCGCCGTCGGCGAGCACCTGCTCCTCGGCGGCGACAACATGGACATCGCGCTCGCGCGCCGTATCGAGGAGCGGATCGCCGCCGAAGCCGGGAAGCTCGACAGCGTGCGCTGGCAGACGCTCGTCATGCAGTGCCGCGTCGCCAAGGAGCGCCTGCTCGCGGGCGAGGCCGACGCGCTCACCGTGCAGGTGCCCGGACGTGGACGCGGCGTCATCGCCGGCACCGTGGCCGCCGAGGTGACGCGCGCCGAGGTCGAGACGCTCGTGCGCGACGGCTTCTTCCCGTTGGTCGACGCGCGGGCGCGGCCGCGCGCGACCGGGGGCGCGGGTCTCCGCGAGTGGGGGCTTCCGTTCGCGAGCGAGTCCGAGATTCCGCGCCACCTGGCCGCGTTCCTCGCCCGCCACGACACGACGATCGGCGCGCGCGACGCCGTGCTCTTCAACGGCGGCGTGTTCACCCCCGTGGTGCTGCGCGCGCGACTCGTCGAGATCCTGGCGGCGTGGGCCGGGGGGGCCGCGCCGGTCGAGCTCCCCTCGGTCGGGCTCGATGACGCGGTCGCGCGCGGCGCCGCGTACTACGGGCTCGCCGCGCGCGGCGACGGCGTGCGCGTCGGCGGCGGCGCCGCGCGCGCGTGCTATCTCGGGCTCGGACCGGCGACCGACGACGCGGCGCGGGAGCGTCTGCTGTGCCTCGTGCCGCGCGGCGTCGAGGAGGACGCGGTGGTCGCCGTCACCGAGCCCGAGTTCGAGGTGCTCGCGAATCAACCGGTGAGCTTCCGGCTCTACACCTCGACGAGCCGGAGCGGCGAGTCCCCGGGCGCGATCGTCCTTGCACCGCGCGCCGATCTCGCGAGCCTGCCGCCCATCCGCACGGTGCTCCGCCATGGACGCAAGCTCGCGGCGCGCACGCTCCCCGTGCACGTCGAGGCGAAGCGCACCGCGCTCGGCACCCTCGAGCTCTGGTGCGCGGCCAAGGAAAGCGCGCACCGCTGGCGTCTCGAGTTCCAGCTGCGCGAGGCGTCGCTCCTGGCGCGGGACGAGTCCGCGGCCGCGCCGGCCGGCGCCGAGCTCGCCATCGGCGTCGAGCAGCGCGAGGCCGCGATCGCCGCGATCGCCGCCGTGTTCCCGCCCCGGGACGCCTCGGTGAAGACCGCAGGCGTCGATCCGGCGGGGTTGCCGCGCGCGCTCGAGGCCGCGCTCGGCGCCGGCAAGGACGCCTGGCCGCTCGCGCTGCTGCGCGCGCTCTGGGACGCGCTGTGGGCGGGGGCCCCGCGCCGAGCGGACACCGCCGCCCACGAAGCCCGCTGGCTGAACCTGTGCGGCTTCCTCCTGCGGCCGGGGTTCGGACACGACATGGACCCTTGGCGCGTGAAACAGCTCGGCGGGCCGCTCGCCGCCGGACTCTCGTACCCGAGGGCGGTCCAGAACCGCGCCGAGTGGTGGAACCTCTGGAAGCGGGTCGCGGGGGGGCTGGAGCGCGGCCCGCAGCTTCGCCTTCACGGCGAGGTCGCCCCCTGGCTCCTGCCGCGGCTCGCGAAGAAGGCGAAGGTGAAGGTCGGCGGCAGCGCGCGCCCCGGCACCCAGGAGATCCGCGAGATGTGGCAGGCGATCGGCGCGTGCGAGCGGATCGACGCGCGGCTCAAGGCGGAGCTCGGCGACGTCGTCGTCGACGACGTCGTGCGCGGCAAAGCGGCGCCGCAACAGCTCTGGGCGCTCGCCCGCCTCGGGACACGCGAGCCTCTCTACGGGCCATTGAATACGGTCGTATCCGCCGCCGACGTCGCGCGCTGGGTCGAGCGCATCCTGGCGCTCCCCACCTGGATCGAGCCGGGACTCCTCACCTTCGCGCTCGTCCAGATCGCGCGCGTCGTCGACGACCGCGAGCGCGATCTCGACGCGCCGCTGCGCGATCGTCTCGCCGAGCGCCTGGCGGCGCTCCCCGGCGGCGGGCGGAGCCAGGTGCTGCTGCACGAGGCGGTGCCGCTCGACCGCGCGGAGACGGGGCGCTTGTTCGACGAGTCGCTGCCGGCGGGCCTGCGCGTGCGGACGGACTGA
- a CDS encoding DUF2760 domain-containing protein yields the protein MTTERSPSPALRWSGALLAGSGLAGAAAYALTQVLGPASSGLPGAFQAAPVATGTIVAAPLLAALLTALLGSGAAAAARPAAGEARPAAPPPDRGEAALRMLALLQQEGRLVDFLEEDLAPYSDAQIGSAVRAIHGGCRAVLQDRLDLAPILPGAEGATVTVERGFDPAAVRVTGNVRGEPPYQGVLRHPGWRSAAFRMPETTGERDHTILAPAEVEIL from the coding sequence ATGACGACCGAACGCTCGCCTTCGCCGGCGCTGCGCTGGAGCGGGGCCCTGCTCGCCGGCAGCGGGCTCGCCGGGGCCGCCGCGTACGCGCTCACCCAGGTGCTCGGACCCGCGAGCAGCGGGTTGCCCGGAGCGTTCCAGGCGGCGCCGGTCGCGACCGGAACGATCGTGGCGGCGCCGTTGCTCGCCGCGCTCCTGACGGCGCTCCTCGGCAGCGGCGCGGCGGCGGCGGCGCGCCCGGCCGCCGGGGAAGCGAGGCCCGCCGCGCCGCCGCCCGACCGCGGCGAGGCCGCGCTCCGCATGCTCGCACTCCTCCAGCAAGAGGGGCGGCTCGTCGACTTCCTCGAGGAGGACCTGGCGCCGTATTCCGACGCCCAGATCGGCTCGGCGGTGCGCGCCATCCACGGCGGGTGCCGCGCGGTCTTGCAGGACCGGCTCGATCTCGCGCCGATCCTGCCGGGGGCGGAGGGCGCGACGGTCACCGTCGAGCGCGGCTTCGATCCCGCCGCGGTGCGCGTCACCGGCAACGTACGCGGGGAGCCTCCCTATCAGGGCGTGCTCCGTCATCCGGGCTGGCGCTCGGCGGCCTTTCGCATGCCGGAGACGACGGGCGAGCGCGATCACACGATCCTCGCGCCGGCCGAAGTCGAGATTCTCTAG
- a CDS encoding Hsp70 family protein, translating to MGIPQVVAPKQVEAQDLLPSFLYLAGADEVGALDLPWAAGRDVAVGVLARARGADVPGRLVSSAKSWLCNASVDRKAPILPWGAEEGARRVSPLAATTAYLAHLREAWNAAHGGEKGGKLEAQDVLLTVPASFDAAARELTVQAAKDAGLGQVTLLEEPQAACYAWIEANGDAWRQMLRPGDLVLVCDVGGGTTDFSLIAAEEDDGALALRRVAVGDHILLGGDNMDLALAYHLRSALAAGSAPLDAWQTRALVHATRGAKEALLAAGAPDAVPVPVLGRSRKVIGGALKAELTRADAARILIDGFFPIVDAGVRPQRDRRAGLTEMGLPYASDPRLTAHLAEFLARHREAGTPTAVLFNGGVMKAAALRERMLTVLRGWCGAALRELAGIHLDQAVARGAAYHGLARRGRGVRIRGGAARAYYIGVETAMPAVPGMPPPLKAVCLVPQGTEEGTELELPGQEFGLVVGEAAEFRMLGSSSREEDRLGTVLELWGDEVAELAPLVTTLAWPDHDGALVPVRLRVHLTEIGTLELWCVARDARRWKLEFGVRHQ from the coding sequence ATGGGGATCCCGCAGGTGGTGGCGCCGAAGCAGGTCGAGGCGCAGGACCTCCTGCCGTCGTTCCTCTACCTCGCGGGCGCCGACGAGGTCGGAGCGCTCGACCTTCCGTGGGCTGCCGGCCGCGACGTCGCGGTCGGCGTTCTGGCGCGGGCCCGCGGCGCCGACGTACCCGGACGGCTCGTGTCGTCGGCCAAGTCCTGGCTCTGCAACGCGAGCGTCGATCGGAAGGCGCCGATCCTGCCGTGGGGGGCCGAGGAGGGCGCGCGGCGCGTGTCGCCGCTCGCCGCCACCACCGCGTATCTCGCCCACCTGCGCGAAGCGTGGAACGCCGCGCATGGCGGCGAGAAGGGCGGCAAGCTCGAGGCGCAGGACGTGTTGCTCACGGTGCCCGCGTCGTTCGACGCAGCCGCCCGCGAGCTCACGGTGCAGGCCGCGAAGGACGCGGGTCTCGGCCAGGTGACGCTCCTCGAGGAGCCGCAGGCCGCCTGCTACGCCTGGATCGAGGCGAACGGCGATGCCTGGCGCCAGATGCTCCGCCCTGGCGACCTCGTGCTCGTCTGCGACGTCGGCGGCGGCACGACCGACTTCAGCCTGATCGCGGCGGAGGAGGACGACGGCGCGCTCGCCCTGCGGCGCGTCGCCGTCGGCGACCACATCCTTCTCGGCGGCGACAACATGGACCTGGCGCTCGCGTATCACCTGCGCTCGGCGCTCGCGGCCGGCAGCGCTCCGCTCGACGCCTGGCAGACCCGCGCTCTCGTACACGCGACGCGCGGCGCGAAGGAGGCGCTCCTCGCCGCCGGGGCCCCCGACGCCGTGCCGGTTCCCGTGCTCGGGCGCTCGCGCAAGGTGATCGGCGGCGCGCTCAAGGCCGAGCTCACGCGCGCCGACGCCGCGCGCATCCTGATCGACGGGTTCTTTCCGATCGTGGACGCCGGCGTGCGTCCGCAACGCGACCGCCGCGCCGGTCTCACCGAGATGGGCCTCCCGTACGCCTCGGATCCGCGTCTCACCGCGCACCTCGCGGAGTTCCTCGCGCGCCACCGCGAGGCCGGCACGCCGACCGCGGTCCTCTTCAACGGCGGCGTCATGAAGGCGGCCGCGCTCCGTGAGCGGATGCTGACCGTGCTGCGCGGCTGGTGCGGCGCGGCGCTGCGCGAGCTCGCCGGCATCCACCTCGACCAGGCGGTCGCGCGCGGGGCCGCGTATCACGGGCTCGCGCGCCGGGGGCGCGGGGTCCGGATCCGCGGCGGCGCGGCGCGCGCCTACTACATCGGCGTCGAGACGGCGATGCCGGCCGTCCCCGGCATGCCGCCGCCGCTCAAGGCCGTGTGCCTCGTGCCGCAGGGGACGGAAGAGGGGACGGAGCTGGAGCTGCCCGGGCAGGAGTTCGGTCTCGTCGTCGGCGAGGCGGCCGAGTTCCGCATGCTGGGTTCGAGCAGCCGCGAGGAGGACCGTCTCGGGACGGTGCTCGAGCTGTGGGGCGACGAGGTCGCGGAGCTGGCGCCGCTGGTCACGACCCTCGCGTGGCCCGACCACGACGGCGCCCTCGTGCCGGTGCGCCTGCGCGTCCATCTCACCGAGATCGGCACCCTCGAGCTCTGGTGCGTCGCCCGTGACGCGCGCCGCTGGAAGCTCGAATTCGGCGTTCGTCACCAGTGA